In Nocardioides sp. W7, the genomic stretch CAGGCCCTCCAGGGCTCCGTTGGTCTGGTCCTGGATGACGTCGGTCAGCGGACAGGCCGCCGAGGTGAGCGTCATGTCGATGACGACGTTGCTGCTCTCGTCGAGGTGTACGCCGTACACCAGGCCGAGGTCGACGACGTTGATGCCGAGTTCGGGGTCGACGACGTCCTTCATCGCCTCGGTGACGTCGTCGACCGACACGGTCGAGACTCCGCCGGTGGCCTCCGGGACGTCGGGAAGGTCGCTGTGGTCGACAGCGGTGGGCTCAGCCATGCCATGCTCCATTTGTTGTGCCCTCCAGGGATCGGGCGGTGGCGTCTTTCCAGGCCATCCACGACAGTAGTGCGCACTTCACGCGCGCCGGGAACTTGGCCACGCCGGCGAAGGCGATGCCGTCCTCCAGCACGTCCTCGTCCGGTTCGACGGTGCCCTTGCCCTGCATCAGGGTCAGGAACTCCTCGTGGATCGACATCGCCTGCTCGACCGACTTGCCGATCACCAGATCGGTCAGCACCGAGGCCGAGGCCTGCGAGATCGAGCAGCCGACGGAGTCGTACGACACGTCTGCGACCAAGCCGTCAGCGACGTGCACGCGCAGCGTGACCTCATCGCCGCAGGTCGGGTTGACGTGGTGCACCTCGGCCTGGAACGGCTCACGCAGGCCCTTGTGGTGCGGGTTCTTGTAGTGGTCCAGGATGATCTCCTGGTACAGCGCATCGAGTTCCTGGCTCATCTCTCAACTCAACTTGAAGTAGGAGCGGGTGTATTCCAGGCCTGCGACGAGCGCGTCGATCTCCGCCAGCGACGTGTAGAAGTACGACGACATCCGCGTCGAGCTCTGCACCCCGAACCGGGCGTGCGCCGGCTTCGCGCAGTGGTGACCGGCCCGCACTGCGATGCCGCGCGAGTCGAGGACCTGGGCGATGTCGTGCGGGTGCACGCCGGCGATCTCGAAGGAGATCGCACCTCCGCGGTCAGCGGCGTCGAGCGGGCCGAGCACGCTCAGGCCGGGGATCGTCGCCAGCCCCTCGAGGGCGTACGCCGTGACCGTCTGCTCGTGGGCGTGGATCGCGTCGAGACCGATGTGCGTGAGGTACTCCAGCGCGGCGCCGAGGCCGACGGCCTCGACGATCGGCGGGGTGCCGGCCTCGAACTTGTGCGGGATCGGGGCGTACGTCGACCGCTCCATCCGCACGGTCTCGATCATCTCGCCGCCGCCCAGGAACGGCGGCAGCTGCTCGAGCACCGAGCGCCGACCCCAGAGCACGCCGATGCCGGTCGGCCCGACGACCTTGTGCCCGGTGAAGACGAGTACGTCGGCGCCGCTGGCGACCACGTCGACCGGCAGCTGCGGGGCCGCCTGCGAGGCGTCGACGACGACGATGGCGCCGACCTCGTGCGCCCGGCGGGCGATCTCGGCGACCGGGTTGATGGTGCCGAGCATGTTGGAGACCCAGGTCAGGGTGACGACCTTGGTGCGCTCGGTGATCAGCTCGTCGATGTTCGACAGATCCAGCCGGCCGTCGTCGGTGATCCCGAACCACTTCAGCGTCGCGCCGGTGCGCTCG encodes the following:
- the sufU gene encoding Fe-S cluster assembly sulfur transfer protein SufU; the encoded protein is MSQELDALYQEIILDHYKNPHHKGLREPFQAEVHHVNPTCGDEVTLRVHVADGLVADVSYDSVGCSISQASASVLTDLVIGKSVEQAMSIHEEFLTLMQGKGTVEPDEDVLEDGIAFAGVAKFPARVKCALLSWMAWKDATARSLEGTTNGAWHG
- a CDS encoding metal-sulfur cluster assembly factor — its product is MAEPTAVDHSDLPDVPEATGGVSTVSVDDVTEAMKDVVDPELGINVVDLGLVYGVHLDESSNVVIDMTLTSAACPLTDVIQDQTNGALEGLVNDVAINWVWMPPWGPDKITDDGREQLRALGFNV
- a CDS encoding cysteine desulfurase, which codes for MTTTQLSGLLPELEVIRADFPILSRTVAGGLPLVYLDSANTSQKPQVVIDTMVDHLERHNANVARAMHTLGAEATEAFEGARDVVARFLNAPSRDEVIFTKNASEALNLVANTLAWAGPLQLGEGDVVVTTEMEHHSNIVPWQLLTERTGATLKWFGITDDGRLDLSNIDELITERTKVVTLTWVSNMLGTINPVAEIARRAHEVGAIVVVDASQAAPQLPVDVVASGADVLVFTGHKVVGPTGIGVLWGRRSVLEQLPPFLGGGEMIETVRMERSTYAPIPHKFEAGTPPIVEAVGLGAALEYLTHIGLDAIHAHEQTVTAYALEGLATIPGLSVLGPLDAADRGGAISFEIAGVHPHDIAQVLDSRGIAVRAGHHCAKPAHARFGVQSSTRMSSYFYTSLAEIDALVAGLEYTRSYFKLS